AGCGGAACTTCTCACAGAGAGCCGACATCTCAGCTGGCAAGTTACACGTCACACTAGGTTGTGTGGGCCACGAGCCTGTTGTTAGAACCTGAACAGTTAACGTCGGGCCCTCTCCTAGCTCGGGGTGGCTTGTGTAGAAACCCTGCATTGTATCTTGTGAGGTTTTCATATCAGTGAACATGCCTTCTAGCTTTGAAGTGAATTGATATCCACATTCAGTCTTGAGCTTAACAATGAGACTCCGTTCTGCATCATCCGAAACAGTTTTTCCAGACAGAAGCCTTTTTGCCAAATGCTGTTTATAATACTTCTCAAAAACATCCTTTTCTTGCAAGTAGCGGAACAACATCATCACCTTATCAAGAATAACCTCCACATCCTCCTCACTGACGCCCTTCAAGCCTTTGCGTAATTTATCATCAACAAACAACGAAATGAATTCGGGAGAACGAGCATTCAAGTTGATGAAGTATTCAAAGGATGAATTCAAAGCATTCTGAAACGTCTTATCGTTGTTAAAAGCAGAACTTATGATCTTATCATACTTATCCTTTTCATCCAAAAGCCGCTGAACAAATTCAACAGGGTCTTTCAACCTCTCAGGATCGGTAACTAACTGCTTGCCAATATCCCTTATATGAGAAGTCATCACGTCTCGAACAGTTGAGAGACCATTGGTAACCCGACGAAACAAGTTGTACATCCTTCCCAAGTCTTCATACTTATCGTCAAGAAGCATGTTCACCAAGCCCGAATTCTCCATGTGCACCAATGCCAGCATGTGATTTGCAATCATCTCCTTCTCCACAACGTTTGTGATCTTAGCTTCACTCTTGGCATCCAAGTACTGCGTTACCCTCTCCATTTCTTCATTAAGACGCCTCTCAGCTTTCTTCAGATACTCACCACAATCGCAACACTCAATAAACTTCTGGGATTCGCCTTTGTAAAACTCGGCTGAAACCTCCAGAAATGGCTGTTCGAATTCTTCTTGATAAACTGAAGAACCTAAATCCATcagcattttaattatattcctCATCAAACCCCGATTGATGACCTCGCCAGTCCGTTCTCTAAGTACTAGTTCTAGTAACGTATCCAGAAGCCTACCGCGGATCTTGCTGGAGTAGATAACATTATCCCTCCATAGAATCAACCCAAGCTCATGAACTGGGGTTTTGCGGGTACTTTGGATGAAAGTTCTATCCATGTACATGAGAATGTCCCGGATCATTTGCAATGCTTTATTATGATCGTTCCATTTCCTGTTTAGTTCCTCCAGAAACAAACCTCCTTGGGCATCTTCGATGGATTTTGATATTTCCTTTAGGTGAGCTGTCATGGTTGTCACCAGTCCAGAGTACAGTTTCTCACCAAACTTGTGCAGAACCATGTTGTAGGCGTTCCTATATAAGAAGGCACATCAAAATATTACAATCTCACAACTTTACGACCGTCACCCGCACACAATGCAACTCAATACCAACGCATGAAAGAGGAAGAGTGCGGATGCATCATCACCTCGATGCCGTTTCCAAAACAGCACCAAACCAATTGGCATCAGACAAATACAAAAGGGGAGTTTCGTAATCCAGTCAAAAGGCCACGGCCTATAGGGGGAGGCGGAACAAAGAGTTGGACAGCGACCGTTAATCTCGATGCTTATCGTACTCAATAAAGGATAACCCTACAAAGTCTATATCTCCTTTCAAAGTGCAACTTAGCAGATCATAAACCGAAAAGTACTTCCACAATAGTACAGCTAACAAACAAACCAAAAACATAGCTCTGTTTAAAGGAGCATAATTTTTAGAGATGTCTAATCGGGAAAAGATCGCTACGAGGCGAAATACCGAACATAAAGAGACCAGCGCATCGCGCGAAAAAATAGCGCAATCAGAGTCAATATCGCATCAACGAGTAAACGCACTAATCTTCCATAATAGGCCGTGAGGGGCTTTCCAAGAACACACGTCTCGCTCAACCTCGGTAACTAGGGAATTCCCACCTCCAAGAAAAGTAAACCAGTACACCCCAAACCGTCCAATCAACCCATACGCACACACATCCGATTAACAAGCCTCGAGCCGCCACCGCCGCAAACCGAACATCCGACGCAGGCAGATCATCCGCCCCGCCGCGATCGGCACGGAACACTGATCGCAACGGAACCGATAATGGACGGATGAATCGAAAGGcgttcaagaaaaagaaagggagagaaagagagaacctGTAGAGCTCCTCGAAGCTGAGGCCACTGGCATTATGATTGTAAATCTCGTGGATGGCGTGCTCCAGGATCTTCCACGTCTTGTCGGCGTACTTGGGATCCACCACCACCTTGTGCTTGAACGCCTCTATCTGGAAGTTCCTCTTCTTCTGCGGATTGCTcatccttccttccttccttccttcccccACCCAACCACCCCACAACCCGGACCTCGAATCGGTGGGACCCACCCCGGAGACGGTGACGTCAAAGGTGGCCGCGGGGCGCGAATCGGCGAGATTGCTTCGACCACGGCGAGCCCTAAAAATCGAGAGCAGTACCCCGAAATCGGAACGGCGGATTGTCGATTAGGGATTGCGAAATAAGGAAGAGATCATAGAGCGAGAGAAAGGGGGAAAGAAGGGATGGGGGGATTTGGGGGTGTTCCTGGGAGTGATGAATTTCGGATGAAATTGGAGGATTTTTGTGGGTTGAGAAAGTGTGGATTGCGGGACGGAGGAGAAGAATAAGGGAAGGAGCGAAGCAAAGAAAACGAAGGAAGGAAGCGAAGGAAAGATATGAGAAATGgaacccccctttttttaatttttaattttattattttattatttgtatttgtatgtatttgtatttgtacttttctttttctttttttggtcgtcTATAGTTGGTATTGACATGTTTGGTCTCATCTGTGATAAAAAAGTCTCGTTTCCCAACCATAACCTAACTCCGATTCAGATTTGGCCATCGGAATGCCGAGTCCTTTGCGGACCGCCTTAATGTCGACATGGATGGCCTGCGTTTGATTGAACCGGGAGGGCGATGGTTTTTGAAAGAACATGGGAGAAGGACAAGAGAAATACAAGGTCGAGAGCGAGGGCCaaatgaaaaaagtgaaatgaatGTTTACTGacgattattattattattttaaaaatctttttggagATGGTGGTTTCGAGACTGCGACAAATAAGATGTAAGTTAACTGTAAATCGTATTAACATGATTTGGTATTTGtgattttcattatatatattgaGTTGCTTTTTATcaattataattgaatttggaaTTGAGTTTAACGATTTGGTTGAAACGTGACGTTTGGTGTCTGATTGAGCTCTAATTGAGCTGGGATGGACGGCTCGTAGTTGCTTCatgaagtttgatttttatcaaaagtgaggagattctttttcttcccctttcggTGTCATGCACTTCCGGCTTGACGCCATTAATGGCAAGTGCAAGTTTTAGCGTGGCAGCATACGTGTAACGTCGTCGGTCTTTAAAAGTTTCACATATATTTGTATTAAttactttcttttaattataaGGTCCAACTGCACGCTGCCTCATGACTCTATAAAGATGCACTGTGTTGAAGCGTGTTTCGACAGTGGATCAGGATTTTAGGGCAAAATGAAAGCTTTCATTCGTCCACTGGTCCTTCCATGGAATTTACGAGAACGGGCCTCTAACTAAAGGATGGCCTGAAGGAGTTCGGGTGTGGGCTGTTAACCAAACGGTTACCgagaatgattttcttttcgATCTCTAGGCCATCGCAAGCCAGTCCGCTAGTTGAATGGCCTCTTGGTAGTAATTAGGACCGAGAATGTTGGACCGCCCAAACTGAGAATCGCTCGGACCGGACTGGATGGGCCGATTCGGTCCGGTTCTCAAAGGGATGGATCCAGTTCCTAGTTCCATTGTTGTTCAGATTCCCAGTTCTGAaggggaaccgaaccggacaaGAACCGATGGATCgaccaacctttttttttaaatatattttttaattgcttaaaaatagcaataaaaattaaaattagtaacaattctttttttctttttttttctttttttgttaagtgATTGGTTCCATGGGATTGGACCGAACCTGTCCATTCGATCAAATTCCCGGTTTTAGGATGGTTCGATACGGTTCCcagtcccaaaaattggaaaCTGAAATTGATCACCCTTGATAGCAATGGACAAGTTAAGCTTAGTGAAAATGACCTAGTCAAATTTTTGGAAGAGTTGCGATAAATGCTTGCAATTGCGACTTGGCTCGTTCCTTCAACCAATGATCTGTTGATGTTTATCTTCAAGGAGCCTCTCTTCAATGAATTTCGCACGGCTGATAAGTCACCTCGCTCTTTGGCCAAAGTTTGTTACTTTGGGTAGGGTGCATCTTCTAGAGTATTTGATTTTGAGCAGGGGTGGTTTCGATGATCATCGGCGGTTCTAAGTTCCAACGGCGAAATGCAAAATCGTTCCTTGCTTTCCATAGATTCAAAGGACTCCTGTGATTACTTTCAGAGAAGGTGAATTTGAGTCAGTCAGGATTTTTTAAATTGCATCAACCAT
The nucleotide sequence above comes from Eucalyptus grandis isolate ANBG69807.140 chromosome 2, ASM1654582v1, whole genome shotgun sequence. Encoded proteins:
- the LOC104433620 gene encoding cullin-3B gives rise to the protein MSNPQKKRNFQIEAFKHKVVVDPKYADKTWKILEHAIHEIYNHNASGLSFEELYRNAYNMVLHKFGEKLYSGLVTTMTAHLKEISKSIEDAQGGLFLEELNRKWNDHNKALQMIRDILMYMDRTFIQSTRKTPVHELGLILWRDNVIYSSKIRGRLLDTLLELVLRERTGEVINRGLMRNIIKMLMDLGSSVYQEEFEQPFLEVSAEFYKGESQKFIECCDCGEYLKKAERRLNEEMERVTQYLDAKSEAKITNVVEKEMIANHMLALVHMENSGLVNMLLDDKYEDLGRMYNLFRRVTNGLSTVRDVMTSHIRDIGKQLVTDPERLKDPVEFVQRLLDEKDKYDKIISSAFNNDKTFQNALNSSFEYFINLNARSPEFISLFVDDKLRKGLKGVSEEDVEVILDKVMMLFRYLQEKDVFEKYYKQHLAKRLLSGKTVSDDAERSLIVKLKTECGYQFTSKLEGMFTDMKTSQDTMQGFYTSHPELGEGPTLTVQVLTTGSWPTQPSVTCNLPAEMSALCEKFRSYYLGTHTGRRLSWQTNMGTADIKATFGKGQKHELNVSTYQMCVLMLFNNSDRLSYKEIEQATEIPASDLKRCLQSLACVKGKNVLRKEPMSKDIGEDDAFFVNDKFASKFYKVKIGTVVAQKESEPEKQETRQRVEEDRKPQIEAAIVRIMKSRRVLDHNNIITEVTKQLQSRFLANPTEIKKRIESLIERDFLERDNVDRKLYRYLA